A section of the Subtercola frigoramans genome encodes:
- the efeO gene encoding iron uptake system protein EfeO: MTPSTSHSTLRLTLLAAVVAGSMLLTGCTAGSSAGSSVSSGSGAAPVANGAAQVAVTLTGSQCLLDYTTAPAGPVTFTVTNTDAAGLSEVELMSDKRILGERENIVAGLKPASFTVTLSGGSYALNCPGATAENTTFTVTGAATTAASDVQGRLTEGTTGYGAFIEDQAAGLVAAVATLDAAIQAGDVAAAKKAYAAARPFYERIEPVAESFADLDPQVDARVADVTPGTEWTGFHPIEKDLFETGAIADTTKALSTKLVADIAQLQTLTTGLSYKPEELANGASSLLEEVQSSKITGEEEAYSHIDLVDFAANIEGSEQAFEYLKPALTTIDPDLTTSISGQFESVDALLASYADTSALGGFVLYTDTLKASDATKLTQAIQALQAPLSQIAEKVATA, encoded by the coding sequence ATGACGCCTAGCACCAGCCACAGCACCCTTCGTCTCACTCTCCTCGCTGCGGTTGTCGCCGGCAGCATGCTGCTCACCGGCTGCACCGCGGGGTCATCTGCGGGCTCATCGGTGTCCTCAGGTTCAGGTGCGGCACCCGTTGCCAACGGTGCAGCTCAGGTCGCCGTCACTCTGACGGGATCGCAGTGCTTGCTCGACTACACCACGGCGCCCGCGGGCCCGGTCACGTTCACGGTGACGAACACCGACGCCGCAGGTCTCAGCGAGGTCGAACTGATGAGCGACAAGCGGATCCTGGGCGAGCGGGAGAACATCGTGGCCGGTCTGAAGCCTGCCTCATTCACGGTGACGCTCTCGGGCGGAAGCTACGCGCTGAACTGCCCGGGAGCCACCGCGGAGAACACGACCTTCACTGTCACCGGCGCAGCCACGACAGCAGCCAGCGACGTGCAGGGCCGCCTTACCGAGGGCACCACCGGCTACGGCGCCTTCATCGAAGACCAGGCGGCGGGCCTCGTAGCGGCCGTGGCCACCCTCGATGCTGCCATCCAGGCCGGCGATGTCGCTGCAGCGAAGAAGGCCTATGCCGCCGCGCGCCCGTTCTATGAGCGCATCGAGCCGGTCGCCGAGAGCTTCGCCGACCTCGACCCCCAGGTCGACGCGCGAGTCGCCGATGTCACGCCGGGCACAGAATGGACGGGCTTCCACCCCATCGAGAAGGATCTGTTCGAAACCGGCGCCATCGCCGACACGACCAAGGCGCTGAGCACCAAACTGGTTGCCGACATCGCCCAATTGCAGACCCTCACCACCGGCCTCAGCTACAAGCCGGAAGAACTCGCAAACGGAGCGTCGAGCCTGCTCGAAGAGGTGCAGTCCTCGAAGATCACTGGCGAAGAAGAGGCGTACAGCCACATCGACCTCGTCGACTTCGCAGCGAACATCGAGGGCTCTGAGCAGGCCTTCGAGTACCTGAAGCCCGCCCTGACCACCATCGATCCTGACTTGACCACGTCGATCAGCGGGCAGTTCGAGTCAGTGGATGCCCTGCTCGCCAGCTACGCAGACACCAGTGCGCTCGGGGGCTTCGTTCTCTACACCGACACGCTGAAGGCGTCAGACGCCACGAAGCTCACCCAGGCCATCCAGGCGCTGCAGGCACCGCTCTCGCAGATCGCCGAGAAGGTGGCAACGGCGTAG
- the efeB gene encoding iron uptake transporter deferrochelatase/peroxidase subunit, which produces MGVSEETTAPESTGISRRAFFGGAVASAAAGAAAGITTTGLASTAANAGPAAVSASDSAYDFYGPHQAGIRTPPQDHLVLMVFDVTTTSAAELQVMLAKWSAAIAQYTGGLAVGAVEPERDLAVPGDTGEAEGMGPNQLTVTLGFAPSMFDDRFGWKPHRPAALVDIPAFASDALTPGYTGGDICVQACASDPQVAYHAIRNLARMARTTAATRYVVQGFGRASAGAGQTTPRNLMGFKDGTRNITTDDDFEKFVWVGDDADQQWMIGGSYLVTRKIHMLIETWDADFIGDQHAVFGRTKVQGAPLGGAHEFDTPDFAAKAADGSPVIPATSHVALAAHENNGGVKILRRGYNFTDGIDSVGRLDAGLMFISYQKDPAQFVALQSKLGASDRLNEYIRHVGSGVFAVPPGLSGAGDYFGKALFGA; this is translated from the coding sequence GTGGGGGTTTCAGAAGAGACGACAGCACCCGAATCAACCGGCATCTCGCGCCGGGCATTCTTCGGAGGGGCCGTCGCGAGTGCTGCGGCCGGAGCGGCTGCCGGAATCACGACGACAGGACTGGCGTCGACCGCAGCGAACGCGGGCCCGGCGGCCGTGTCGGCGTCTGACAGTGCCTACGACTTCTACGGCCCACACCAGGCGGGCATCCGGACGCCCCCGCAGGATCACCTGGTGCTCATGGTCTTCGACGTCACCACCACCTCAGCTGCCGAGCTGCAGGTCATGCTCGCCAAGTGGTCGGCCGCCATCGCCCAGTACACCGGTGGCCTCGCCGTCGGTGCGGTCGAACCCGAGCGTGACCTCGCCGTGCCCGGCGACACCGGAGAGGCCGAGGGCATGGGCCCGAACCAGCTCACCGTGACGCTCGGTTTCGCGCCGTCGATGTTCGACGACCGTTTCGGCTGGAAACCACACCGGCCGGCGGCGCTTGTCGACATTCCGGCATTCGCGAGCGACGCGCTCACCCCGGGGTACACCGGCGGCGACATCTGCGTGCAGGCGTGTGCGAGCGACCCGCAGGTCGCCTACCACGCGATCCGCAACCTCGCGAGAATGGCCAGGACCACCGCAGCCACACGGTACGTCGTGCAGGGGTTCGGCCGGGCATCCGCTGGCGCCGGCCAGACGACGCCACGCAACCTCATGGGGTTCAAAGACGGCACGCGCAACATCACCACCGACGATGACTTCGAGAAGTTCGTCTGGGTCGGCGACGATGCAGACCAGCAGTGGATGATCGGCGGCAGCTACCTCGTGACCCGCAAGATCCACATGCTCATCGAGACCTGGGACGCGGACTTCATCGGCGACCAGCATGCGGTGTTCGGGCGCACGAAGGTCCAGGGCGCACCGCTGGGCGGGGCGCACGAATTCGACACGCCCGACTTCGCTGCGAAGGCTGCTGACGGCTCGCCGGTCATTCCAGCAACGTCACACGTCGCCCTTGCCGCGCACGAGAACAACGGTGGGGTGAAGATCCTGCGGCGCGGGTACAACTTCACCGACGGCATCGACAGCGTCGGCCGCCTGGATGCCGGGCTCATGTTCATCTCGTACCAGAAGGACCCGGCGCAGTTCGTCGCGCTTCAGTCGAAACTCGGCGCGTCCGATCGCCTCAACGAGTACATCAGGCACGTCGGCTCCGGTGTCTTCGCTGTGCCGCCCGGGCTCTCTGGCGCGGGGGACTACTTCGGTAAGGCCTTGTTCGGCGCCTGA
- a CDS encoding EfeM/EfeO family lipoprotein → MKKHHSALALLAVAVTLVVSGCTAHSSTSMQSAAQPVTQAQFITLQLRESTSDFAVYLRQQAEQLDGGTAEFAAAYQSGDTALAQALNAPTRMFYNRMLVARSEFSDLAARIDGPDPALGSLNTSATAGTALSGWQAIESDLYPVAGQSPLTVEQRTALATALTTDTHSLSEAVYGLSLTTDEQTAGAAALIATLGNEAASGRKDSLSKSGVSDLQGYVDGARIVFDGIRAVLVTQDAALATRLDHQFAAVQDALNSYRDGVTFMTYDKLSESQASSLRSDVADLAASLARVEPTMGL, encoded by the coding sequence GTGAAAAAACACCATTCCGCCCTGGCCCTCCTCGCCGTGGCGGTCACCCTCGTCGTGAGCGGATGCACTGCCCACAGCTCCACGTCGATGCAGTCGGCAGCGCAGCCCGTCACCCAGGCCCAGTTCATCACCCTGCAGCTCAGGGAGTCGACGAGCGATTTCGCTGTGTACCTGCGCCAACAGGCCGAACAGCTCGACGGCGGCACGGCAGAATTCGCCGCCGCCTACCAGTCCGGAGACACGGCCCTCGCGCAGGCGCTCAATGCCCCGACGCGCATGTTCTACAACCGGATGCTCGTCGCCAGGAGCGAATTCTCCGATCTGGCCGCCCGTATCGACGGGCCGGACCCCGCACTCGGTTCGCTGAACACCTCAGCAACGGCTGGCACGGCGCTAAGCGGGTGGCAGGCGATCGAGAGTGACCTGTACCCGGTCGCCGGCCAATCCCCTCTCACCGTGGAACAGCGAACGGCACTCGCCACCGCCCTCACCACCGACACGCATTCTCTCTCCGAGGCCGTCTACGGACTGAGTCTCACCACTGACGAACAGACGGCCGGCGCGGCTGCGCTCATCGCCACCCTGGGGAATGAGGCAGCGAGCGGCAGAAAGGATTCACTGTCGAAGAGCGGGGTCTCAGACCTGCAGGGCTACGTCGACGGAGCCCGTATCGTCTTCGACGGAATCCGCGCGGTGCTCGTCACCCAGGACGCGGCTCTGGCGACGCGGCTCGACCACCAGTTCGCAGCGGTGCAGGATGCTCTCAACTCGTATCGGGACGGAGTGACCTTCATGACCTACGACAAGCTCAGCGAGAGCCAGGCGAGTTCGCTCCGATCCGATGTCGCCGATCTCGCGGCCTCCCTCGCCCGCGTAGAGCCCACGATGGGCCTGTGA
- a CDS encoding DUF6113 family protein yields MSYEPLAANGRALGQAPHPDEPDVGESMVVRVGSWAIGLLLGVVYGMLGTVVNQATFSFFGLFDVPIGLIFACVGLALLLVGLRLILPTRTVAVLCAVGSVALVAVLTLPSPGGSVLIPANVAGYIWTFAPTIIALVTLAWPSRPLRRATAAQGGAGRLSGTGRPIE; encoded by the coding sequence ATGTCGTACGAACCACTGGCTGCGAACGGCCGGGCACTGGGCCAGGCACCCCACCCAGACGAACCGGACGTCGGCGAATCGATGGTCGTGCGGGTGGGCAGCTGGGCGATCGGCCTGCTCCTCGGCGTCGTCTACGGGATGCTCGGCACCGTCGTGAACCAGGCGACGTTCAGCTTCTTCGGTCTCTTCGACGTTCCGATCGGGTTGATCTTCGCCTGCGTCGGTCTGGCTCTGCTGCTGGTCGGGCTCCGTCTGATACTGCCGACCCGAACGGTGGCTGTGCTCTGCGCTGTGGGCTCGGTGGCCCTGGTGGCCGTTCTCACCCTGCCGAGCCCTGGCGGGTCGGTGTTGATCCCTGCCAACGTCGCCGGCTACATCTGGACCTTTGCACCGACGATCATTGCACTCGTGACACTCGCCTGGCCCAGCCGGCCCCTGCGCCGGGCGACGGCCGCGCAGGGCGGTGCCGGGCGTCTTTCGGGAACCGGGCGTCCAATAGAATAG
- the fdxA gene encoding ferredoxin, which translates to MTYVIALPCVDVKDRACIDECPVDCIYEGERSLYIHPDECVDCGACEPVCPVEAIYYEDDLPEEWADYYKANVEFFDDIGSPGGAAKVGVIAKDHPVISVLPPQGA; encoded by the coding sequence GTGACCTATGTCATTGCCTTACCCTGTGTCGACGTGAAAGACCGGGCCTGCATCGATGAGTGCCCGGTCGACTGCATCTACGAGGGCGAGCGTTCGCTGTACATCCATCCCGACGAGTGTGTGGACTGCGGCGCCTGTGAACCGGTGTGCCCCGTCGAGGCGATCTACTACGAAGACGACCTGCCAGAGGAATGGGCAGACTACTACAAGGCGAACGTCGAGTTCTTCGACGACATCGGTTCGCCGGGTGGAGCTGCGAAAGTCGGCGTCATCGCCAAGGACCACCCGGTGATCTCGGTGCTTCCTCCGCAGGGAGCATGA
- the dapC gene encoding succinyldiaminopimelate transaminase, protein MSLRALPDYPWDQMVPYVEQAKNHSGGIVDLSIGSPVDPTPELIREALAAATDAHAYPQTAGTPELRNAIVAWYARRRGVPGLTPEQALPTIGSKELVAWLPFMLGLGEGDVVVHPRAAYPTYEIGALVAGARAFASDDPAEWPAGTKLVWLNSPGNPDGHVLGVAELREAVARARELGAVIANDECYAELGWEGEWAAQPVPSILDPRVTGADATSVLSVYSLSKQSNLAGFRAAFIAGDAELIARLLNVRKQTGMMPPAPVQAAMTVALGDDTHVAAQKELYRARRAILKPALERYGLHIDRSEAGLYLWATGGVDAWQTIAELAALGIVAGPGTFYGEHFPQHVRFSLTATDAKIAEAVLRLAEVSRREATPGVL, encoded by the coding sequence ATGAGCCTCCGTGCCCTGCCTGACTACCCGTGGGACCAGATGGTTCCCTACGTCGAGCAGGCGAAGAACCACTCTGGCGGCATCGTCGACCTGTCGATCGGGTCTCCGGTCGATCCAACTCCCGAGCTGATTCGTGAAGCGCTGGCTGCAGCCACCGATGCGCATGCCTACCCCCAGACCGCCGGTACGCCGGAGCTTCGGAACGCGATCGTTGCGTGGTACGCACGCCGGCGCGGAGTACCCGGCCTGACGCCGGAGCAGGCGCTGCCGACCATCGGGTCGAAGGAGCTGGTGGCCTGGCTGCCGTTCATGCTCGGGCTCGGCGAGGGCGACGTCGTCGTGCACCCTCGCGCTGCCTACCCCACCTACGAGATCGGCGCCCTTGTTGCCGGTGCGCGTGCGTTCGCCTCCGATGACCCTGCCGAATGGCCTGCCGGGACGAAGCTCGTGTGGTTGAACTCGCCCGGCAACCCCGACGGGCACGTTCTGGGTGTGGCCGAACTCCGGGAGGCCGTCGCCCGCGCTCGCGAGCTCGGTGCGGTCATCGCCAACGACGAGTGCTACGCCGAACTGGGCTGGGAGGGGGAGTGGGCCGCGCAGCCCGTGCCGAGCATCCTCGACCCCCGGGTGACCGGTGCAGACGCAACATCGGTGCTCTCGGTGTACTCGCTGAGCAAGCAGTCGAACCTCGCAGGCTTTAGGGCAGCGTTCATCGCCGGTGACGCTGAACTGATCGCCCGGCTCCTGAATGTTCGAAAGCAGACCGGCATGATGCCGCCGGCACCGGTGCAGGCCGCCATGACGGTCGCTCTCGGAGATGACACTCACGTCGCGGCCCAGAAGGAGCTGTACCGTGCGCGCCGCGCGATACTCAAACCGGCCCTCGAACGGTACGGCCTTCATATCGACCGAAGCGAGGCGGGGCTCTACCTCTGGGCGACGGGCGGGGTCGACGCCTGGCAGACGATCGCCGAACTCGCCGCCCTCGGGATCGTTGCAGGGCCCGGAACGTTCTACGGCGAGCACTTTCCGCAGCACGTCAGGTTCTCGCTCACGGCGACGGATGCGAAGATCGCTGAGGCGGTGCTGCGGCTCGCAGAAGTATCTCGGCGCGAAGCTACCCCCGGCGTCCTTTAG
- a CDS encoding citrate synthase codes for MGEIDPDIQKATLSFPGGTAEFPILQSVDGASSMDISTLTKQTGLTTLDYGFVNTSATKSAITYIDGDKGILRYRGYPIDQIAENSTYLETAWLLIYGELPTPTELAEFDDKIRHHTLLHEDLKRFFDALPHNAHPMSVLSAGISALSTYYQDSLDPRNPEHVEISTIRLLAKLPVMAAYAHKKSLGQAFLYPDNSLSFIDNFLRLNFGTNAEPYVINPVLSKALERLLILHEDHEQNASTSTVRLVGSTEANIFASISAGINALYGPLHGGANEAVLTMLAQIRDSGEGVEKFVERVKNKEAGVRLMGFGHRVYKNYDPRAKLVKEAADEVLAALGVQDDLLDIAKELEAIALADEYFISRRLYPNVDFYTGVIYKAMGFPTRMFTVLFAIGRLPGWIAHWREMQIDPATKIGRPQQLYIGSPERDFPQSALEL; via the coding sequence ATGGGCGAAATCGACCCGGACATCCAGAAGGCCACCCTGTCGTTCCCCGGCGGCACAGCTGAGTTTCCGATTCTCCAGAGTGTTGACGGTGCGTCATCGATGGACATCTCGACGCTCACCAAGCAGACCGGGCTGACAACGCTCGACTACGGATTTGTCAACACCTCGGCCACGAAGTCGGCGATCACCTACATCGACGGTGACAAGGGGATCCTGCGGTATCGCGGGTACCCGATCGACCAGATCGCCGAGAACTCGACCTACCTCGAGACGGCGTGGCTGCTCATCTACGGAGAACTGCCGACTCCGACCGAGCTGGCGGAGTTCGACGACAAGATCCGACACCACACCCTGCTGCACGAAGATCTGAAGCGCTTCTTCGACGCGCTGCCCCACAATGCCCACCCGATGTCTGTGTTGTCTGCGGGCATCTCGGCACTCTCAACGTACTACCAGGACTCCCTCGACCCGCGGAACCCCGAGCACGTCGAGATCTCGACCATCCGCCTGCTGGCAAAGTTGCCCGTGATGGCGGCCTACGCGCACAAGAAGAGCCTCGGGCAGGCGTTCCTCTACCCCGACAACAGCCTGAGCTTCATCGACAACTTCCTGCGGCTCAACTTCGGCACGAACGCCGAGCCCTACGTGATCAACCCAGTGCTGTCGAAGGCGCTCGAGCGCCTTCTCATCCTGCACGAAGACCACGAGCAGAATGCGTCGACGTCGACGGTTCGGCTGGTCGGCTCGACCGAGGCCAACATCTTCGCGTCGATCTCGGCCGGCATCAATGCCCTCTACGGGCCTCTTCACGGCGGCGCGAACGAGGCAGTGCTCACGATGCTGGCACAGATCCGCGATTCGGGTGAGGGCGTCGAGAAGTTCGTCGAACGGGTCAAGAACAAAGAGGCAGGCGTCAGGCTCATGGGCTTCGGCCACCGGGTCTACAAGAACTACGATCCTCGTGCAAAACTCGTCAAGGAGGCGGCTGACGAGGTGCTTGCCGCCCTGGGCGTACAGGATGATCTGCTCGACATCGCCAAGGAGCTCGAAGCGATCGCCCTGGCCGACGAGTACTTCATCTCGCGGCGGTTGTACCCGAACGTCGACTTCTACACCGGCGTGATCTACAAGGCGATGGGCTTCCCGACGCGCATGTTCACGGTGCTCTTCGCGATCGGGCGCCTGCCCGGCTGGATCGCCCACTGGCGGGAGATGCAGATCGACCCGGCGACCAAGATCGGTCGGCCCCAGCAGCTCTACATCGGCAGCCCTGAAAGAGACTTCCCCCAGAGCGCGCTGGAGCTGTAA
- the dapD gene encoding 2,3,4,5-tetrahydropyridine-2,6-dicarboxylate N-succinyltransferase — MTLEPTRETPSSSHAWGYGLATIAGDGTVLDTWFPTPRLGRAADSAEPWVVPAELEEVAGPDTRRNVRIELVTVEIELKRPPLGTSDAYLRLHLLSHLLAEPNSLNLDGIFGHLPIAVWTNAGPVLPSDFDRLRPSLQRQGIAAHGIDKFPRMLDYVSPDRVRIADASRVRLGAYLSPGTTVMHEGFVNFNAGTLGTSMVEGRISQGVVVGDASDIGGGASIMGTLSGGGTQRVSIGRRVLLGANSGIGISIGDDSVVEAGLYVTAGTKVLLVGSAPKADGTVPSVKAVELSGVPNLLFRRNSISGAVEVLSRTGAGVTLNETLHA; from the coding sequence ATGACTTTGGAACCGACCCGTGAAACTCCGTCCTCCAGCCATGCCTGGGGCTATGGTCTCGCGACCATTGCCGGCGACGGAACCGTGCTCGACACCTGGTTTCCCACACCGAGACTGGGTCGAGCCGCCGACTCGGCAGAACCGTGGGTTGTTCCCGCCGAACTGGAGGAGGTTGCGGGCCCCGATACCAGGCGCAACGTGCGCATCGAACTGGTGACGGTCGAGATCGAGCTGAAGCGGCCTCCGCTGGGTACCTCAGACGCCTATCTGCGCCTGCACCTGCTGTCGCACCTTCTGGCCGAACCGAACTCACTCAACCTGGACGGGATCTTCGGGCACCTGCCCATCGCCGTGTGGACGAACGCCGGCCCTGTCCTGCCTTCCGACTTCGACCGCCTTCGCCCCTCGCTGCAACGACAGGGAATCGCCGCCCACGGCATCGACAAGTTCCCCCGGATGCTCGACTACGTCAGCCCCGACCGGGTACGCATCGCGGATGCCTCTCGCGTGCGACTGGGCGCCTACCTGTCGCCGGGCACCACGGTGATGCACGAGGGGTTTGTGAACTTCAACGCCGGCACCCTTGGTACATCGATGGTCGAGGGGCGCATCTCGCAGGGCGTCGTTGTCGGCGACGCATCAGACATCGGTGGAGGGGCATCCATCATGGGCACGCTCTCAGGGGGCGGCACCCAGCGTGTCTCCATCGGGCGACGGGTGCTGCTCGGCGCGAACTCCGGGATCGGGATTTCGATCGGTGACGACTCCGTCGTGGAGGCGGGCCTCTACGTCACTGCAGGCACGAAGGTTCTGCTGGTGGGAAGCGCTCCGAAGGCCGACGGAACTGTGCCATCGGTGAAAGCCGTCGAGCTCTCGGGTGTACCGAACCTGTTGTTCCGACGCAACTCGATCTCAGGCGCCGTCGAGGTGCTGTCGCGCACGGGCGCGGGGGTCACCCTGAACGAAACGCTTCATGCTTGA
- the dapE gene encoding succinyl-diaminopimelate desuccinylase — protein sequence MPTHDAAPAILDLTASSIDLTRQICDIESVSGDEKSLADVIESVLSPFGHLEIIRDGDTVVARTNLGRAQRVVIAGHIDTVPLNNNLPTRFETIDGLDYLWGRGTVDMKAGVAVQLKLAAELDDPAVDITWMWYDHEEVSAELNGLTRLAANRPDLFAGDFAILGEPTRSQIEGGCNGNLRIEVRTFGLRAHSARGWVGENAVHKLAPILNTLAAYEARNVEVDGLVYREGLNAVGISGGVAGNIIPDEAMVHINYRFAPNRSGDEAIAHMHELFGDYEITVVDLAEGARPGLDAPLAQHFLAAVGGVAFPKYGWTDVARFSALGIPAVNYGPGDPLKAHADDERVLLEQITDCERGLRAWLSADNTPRHG from the coding sequence ATGCCGACGCACGATGCAGCCCCCGCCATTCTCGACCTGACGGCTTCGTCGATCGACCTGACTCGCCAGATCTGCGACATCGAGTCCGTGTCGGGTGACGAGAAGTCGCTCGCCGATGTCATCGAGAGCGTACTTTCTCCGTTTGGGCATCTGGAGATCATCCGTGACGGTGACACGGTCGTCGCGCGCACGAACCTCGGGCGTGCCCAGCGGGTAGTCATTGCGGGGCACATCGACACCGTGCCGCTGAACAACAACCTGCCGACCCGTTTCGAGACGATCGACGGCCTCGACTACCTGTGGGGTCGGGGCACCGTCGACATGAAAGCCGGCGTTGCAGTCCAGCTGAAACTGGCGGCAGAGCTCGACGACCCCGCAGTCGACATCACCTGGATGTGGTACGACCACGAAGAGGTCTCTGCAGAACTCAATGGTCTGACCCGGCTGGCTGCGAACAGGCCTGATCTCTTCGCCGGTGATTTCGCCATCCTCGGCGAGCCGACCCGGAGCCAGATCGAGGGCGGGTGCAACGGCAACCTGCGCATCGAGGTGCGTACCTTCGGCCTCCGCGCTCATTCGGCCCGGGGTTGGGTCGGCGAAAACGCCGTGCACAAGCTTGCGCCGATCCTCAACACTCTCGCGGCCTACGAGGCCCGGAACGTCGAGGTCGACGGACTCGTCTACCGCGAGGGCCTCAACGCGGTGGGAATCAGCGGGGGAGTCGCGGGCAACATCATCCCCGACGAGGCCATGGTGCACATCAACTACCGCTTCGCGCCGAACCGCTCCGGCGACGAGGCGATCGCCCACATGCACGAACTCTTCGGCGACTACGAGATCACGGTGGTCGACCTGGCCGAGGGGGCACGACCGGGTCTGGATGCTCCGCTCGCCCAACACTTCCTCGCAGCGGTCGGCGGGGTGGCGTTTCCCAAGTACGGCTGGACTGATGTCGCCCGGTTCTCAGCGCTCGGCATCCCGGCCGTCAACTACGGGCCGGGTGACCCCCTGAAGGCGCACGCCGACGATGAGCGGGTGCTTCTCGAGCAGATCACCGACTGTGAGCGGGGCCTGCGGGCCTGGCTCAGCGCCGACAACACCCCCCGGCATGGGTAG
- a CDS encoding DUF3117 domain-containing protein has protein sequence MAAMKPRTGDGPMEAVKEGRLIIVRVPLEGGGRLVVSVNDAEARELHDALAGVVAPA, from the coding sequence ATGGCCGCCATGAAACCAAGGACCGGTGACGGCCCGATGGAGGCTGTTAAAGAAGGACGCCTCATAATCGTTCGGGTACCTCTCGAGGGCGGTGGGCGACTTGTCGTCTCCGTCAACGACGCTGAAGCACGCGAACTGCACGACGCTCTTGCTGGTG